The following proteins come from a genomic window of Achromobacter deleyi:
- a CDS encoding DNA-binding protein: MATGITELDVWRASDALLLEGARPTIERVRQKIGRGSPNTVSPHLESWFRSLGARIQDPGAFSAPAAVPEPVAQAAAHFWESALAAARAEQAEANRQRWAELHEEGERLDALTEQLRLREANLENRERDLQEGLKVATGQLAATEERLRAAEAQLRQRDEALAVEQRQLADARNALLAHVADAERARGEQAEVLAATQERHAAHERRWLNELDAERGSVKRLQARLEELQAAQQQQAEQSRQALAQAAERLRGAQADAADQLRAAQAEVLAVRAEAQAQLGRQLADMAVAQEALQASRRREQDLTQRLAASDAQVTDLLGQLRTRDGQLLELTRHLIAAPGAVRPTPGGAK; encoded by the coding sequence ATGGCCACGGGAATTACGGAACTGGATGTCTGGCGTGCCTCCGACGCCTTGCTGCTGGAGGGCGCGCGGCCGACCATCGAGCGGGTGCGCCAGAAGATCGGGCGCGGCTCGCCCAATACGGTCAGTCCGCACCTGGAATCCTGGTTTCGGTCGCTGGGGGCCCGCATCCAGGATCCCGGCGCCTTCTCGGCCCCCGCCGCCGTGCCCGAGCCGGTGGCCCAGGCCGCCGCGCATTTCTGGGAATCGGCGCTGGCCGCCGCCCGCGCCGAACAGGCCGAGGCCAACCGCCAGCGCTGGGCCGAACTGCACGAAGAAGGCGAGCGACTGGACGCGCTCACCGAACAATTGCGCCTGCGCGAGGCAAACCTGGAAAACCGCGAACGCGACCTGCAGGAGGGCCTGAAGGTGGCGACCGGGCAACTGGCCGCCACCGAGGAACGCCTGCGGGCGGCCGAGGCGCAGCTGCGCCAGCGCGACGAGGCCCTGGCGGTCGAGCAGCGGCAGCTGGCGGACGCGCGCAATGCCTTGCTGGCCCACGTGGCCGATGCCGAGCGCGCCCGGGGCGAGCAGGCCGAGGTCCTGGCCGCCACCCAGGAGCGCCACGCCGCCCACGAGCGCCGCTGGCTCAACGAGCTGGACGCCGAGCGCGGCAGCGTCAAGCGCCTGCAAGCCCGCCTGGAAGAGCTTCAGGCCGCCCAGCAGCAACAGGCCGAACAGTCGCGCCAAGCCCTGGCGCAGGCGGCCGAGCGCCTGCGCGGCGCGCAGGCGGATGCCGCCGACCAGCTGCGGGCGGCCCAGGCCGAGGTCCTGGCCGTGCGCGCGGAGGCCCAGGCGCAATTGGGTCGGCAACTGGCCGACATGGCCGTCGCCCAGGAGGCGCTGCAGGCCTCGCGCCGCCGCGAACAGGACCTGACCCAGCGGCTGGCGGCCAGCGACGCCCAGGTGACGGACCTGCTGGGCCAGTTGCGGACCCGCGACGGGCAGTTGCTGGAGCTGACGCGCCACCTGATCGCCGCCCCGGGCGCGGTGCGACCCACCCCGGGCGGCGCCAAATAG
- a CDS encoding TonB-dependent siderophore receptor yields MTRRFKALPASASPLCAPPPQAIPALGAGAGLLLASLLVLPSLGLAASPPGNTSDAGAEVPTLAGVTVSGDSDAGAEGPVHGYVAEQSRAGTKTSTPILETPQSISVITRGQMDVQQPASASQALRYTAGAYSEKYGGFGGQLDLTRIRGVDADYYLDGLRMITNVSTWTTQVDPFALERVEVLRGPSSAVYGQGTGGGIVNQVSRRPQPEAAHEINLQMGNFGRRQIAIDTTGPLDQDGQWLYRLTAIGLDAKGQVEDVRHQRVYLAPALTWRPTASTSWTLLATHSREPEIPDYNSLPAVALGLNGSPYPRVDRRRNYTDMDFQGSSRKQDSISSLFSHDFGNGWSFNSNMRYMYVDSDIKRTSIYGYQNRAGHLWLEGTYGLAPASSNTFSADNNLTGSFDLGPTRHTLLLGVDYAKGTLRNDSYRMDPVAFDPYDPDHYRPVATPDFTDSRTRWPYNVRQRFDRVGIYAQDQVAYGGWRLTLSARHDSSTTEDESRSYSPVWKRSEQKDRKWSTRAGLGYVFDNGLSPYFSYATSFDPVLGNDYGGSAFKPTEATQYEAGVKFQPANSATMLSAAVFQLNQTNVKTSDTRHLGYWTQSGEVRSRGVELQANTRLAPGLNLIASYAYLDNQLVKDAAYRGKSLAQTPRHSASAWVDYRVGGGPLAGLLAGVGVRYLGSTYGDPANTFKVPAVTLLDMALSYDLARLSPGLRGASLGLNVSNLTNRHYVASCVSAMYCFIGQDRSAVATLSYRW; encoded by the coding sequence ATGACCCGCCGATTCAAGGCTCTCCCCGCCTCTGCGTCTCCCCTTTGCGCGCCCCCTCCCCAGGCAATTCCGGCCCTTGGCGCGGGCGCCGGGCTGCTGCTGGCGTCCCTGCTGGTCCTGCCCTCGCTCGGCCTGGCCGCGTCCCCGCCGGGCAACACAAGCGACGCCGGCGCCGAAGTGCCCACCCTTGCGGGCGTCACGGTCAGCGGCGACAGCGACGCGGGCGCCGAAGGACCGGTCCATGGATACGTGGCGGAGCAATCCCGCGCCGGCACCAAGACCTCAACCCCCATCCTGGAGACGCCGCAGTCGATCTCCGTCATCACGCGCGGGCAGATGGACGTGCAGCAGCCGGCCAGCGCCAGCCAGGCGTTGCGCTATACCGCTGGCGCCTACAGCGAGAAGTACGGCGGCTTCGGCGGCCAGCTGGACCTGACCCGGATCCGGGGCGTGGACGCTGACTACTACCTGGACGGCCTGCGCATGATCACCAACGTATCGACCTGGACCACGCAGGTGGATCCGTTCGCGCTGGAACGCGTGGAAGTGCTGCGGGGCCCGTCTTCGGCCGTGTACGGCCAGGGCACGGGCGGCGGCATCGTCAACCAGGTCAGCCGCCGGCCGCAGCCGGAAGCCGCCCACGAGATCAATCTGCAGATGGGCAATTTCGGCCGCCGGCAGATCGCGATCGATACCACCGGCCCGCTCGACCAGGACGGCCAATGGCTCTATCGGCTGACCGCGATCGGCCTGGACGCCAAGGGCCAGGTCGAGGACGTCAGGCACCAGCGCGTCTATCTGGCGCCCGCCCTGACCTGGCGGCCCACGGCCTCGACCTCGTGGACGCTGCTGGCCACGCATTCGCGCGAGCCGGAGATTCCCGACTACAACAGCCTGCCGGCGGTCGCCCTGGGCCTGAACGGCAGCCCCTATCCGCGGGTGGACCGCCGGCGCAATTACACCGACATGGATTTCCAGGGATCGAGCCGCAAGCAGGATTCGATCAGCTCATTGTTCAGCCATGATTTCGGCAATGGCTGGTCCTTCAACAGCAACATGCGCTACATGTACGTCGACTCCGACATCAAGCGCACCTCGATCTACGGCTACCAGAACCGGGCCGGCCACCTGTGGCTCGAAGGCACCTACGGCCTGGCGCCGGCCAGCTCCAACACCTTTTCGGCCGACAACAACCTCACTGGCAGCTTCGACCTCGGTCCGACCCGGCACACCCTTCTGCTGGGCGTCGACTACGCCAAGGGCACGTTGCGCAACGACTCGTATCGCATGGATCCGGTGGCGTTCGACCCTTACGATCCCGACCACTATCGCCCGGTCGCCACGCCGGATTTCACCGACAGCAGGACCCGTTGGCCCTACAACGTGCGCCAGCGCTTTGATCGCGTGGGCATCTACGCCCAGGACCAGGTGGCCTACGGAGGCTGGCGCCTGACGTTGAGCGCGCGGCACGACTCCTCCACAACCGAGGATGAATCGCGCAGCTATTCGCCCGTCTGGAAGCGCAGCGAACAGAAAGACCGCAAGTGGAGCACGCGCGCGGGCCTGGGCTATGTCTTCGATAACGGCCTCTCGCCCTACTTCAGCTATGCCACCTCGTTCGACCCGGTGCTGGGCAACGATTACGGCGGCAGCGCCTTCAAGCCGACCGAGGCGACCCAGTACGAAGCGGGCGTGAAGTTCCAACCCGCGAATTCGGCCACGATGTTGAGCGCGGCCGTGTTCCAGTTGAACCAGACCAACGTCAAGACGTCGGATACCCGCCATCTGGGCTATTGGACGCAATCGGGCGAAGTGCGCTCGCGAGGGGTCGAACTGCAGGCCAACACCCGGCTGGCGCCCGGCCTGAACCTGATCGCCAGCTATGCCTACCTGGACAATCAATTGGTCAAGGATGCGGCGTATCGCGGCAAGAGCCTGGCCCAGACCCCGCGCCACAGCGCCTCGGCCTGGGTGGATTACCGCGTCGGCGGCGGTCCGCTGGCGGGCCTGCTGGCGGGCGTCGGCGTGCGCTACCTGGGCTCGACCTACGGCGACCCGGCCAACACCTTCAAGGTGCCCGCCGTCACGCTGCTGGACATGGCGCTCAGCTATGACCTGGCCCGGCTGTCGCCCGGCCTGCGCGGCGCCAGCCTGGGGCTGAACGTCAGCAACCTGACCAACAGGCATTACGTCGCCAGTTGCGTATCGGCGATGTATTGCTTCATCGGCCAGGACCGCAGCGCGGTCGCGACGCTGAGCTACCGCTGGTGA
- the ydiK gene encoding AI-2E family transporter YdiK — translation MNPNPRPPADLARNLLVVVILSALMIGSLYVLKPFLFGLIWATTIVVATWPVMLAVQKRCGGRRWMATVAMLIVLLVVIVLPLYQAISTLALHGGAIMTSIKSLPDYALMAPPGWVQGIPLGGPRIAQEWQALADAGAGGLLARLEPYVTMAAKWLLSNAAIVGVFVMHMLITIVIAGILYSQGDVAANFVQRFANRLAGHRGVAAIRLAGLSIRAVALGIVVTAVVQSALGGLGLWIAGVPAAGIITALMLMLCLAQLGPFLPLLGGVIWLFQNDMKVAAILLLVWAVLVTMLDNLLRPMLIKRGVNLSMLLILAGVLGGMFAFGIVGLFIGPVILAVTSTLLKAWVEEVPPPEAPAVARQPTDL, via the coding sequence TTGAACCCGAACCCACGCCCGCCCGCGGACCTTGCCCGCAACCTGCTCGTCGTCGTCATCCTGTCGGCCCTGATGATCGGCAGCCTGTATGTGCTGAAACCCTTCCTGTTCGGGCTGATCTGGGCCACCACCATCGTGGTGGCCACCTGGCCGGTGATGCTGGCGGTGCAGAAGCGCTGCGGCGGCCGCCGCTGGATGGCGACGGTGGCCATGCTGATCGTGCTGCTGGTGGTGATCGTGCTGCCGCTGTACCAGGCCATTTCGACGCTGGCGCTGCATGGCGGCGCCATCATGACCTCGATCAAGAGCCTGCCCGACTACGCCCTGATGGCGCCGCCGGGCTGGGTGCAGGGCATCCCGCTGGGCGGGCCGCGCATCGCGCAGGAATGGCAGGCGCTGGCCGATGCCGGCGCGGGCGGACTGCTGGCGCGCCTGGAGCCCTATGTGACCATGGCGGCCAAGTGGCTGCTGAGCAATGCGGCCATCGTCGGCGTGTTCGTCATGCACATGCTGATCACCATCGTCATCGCCGGCATTCTCTATAGCCAGGGCGACGTCGCCGCCAATTTCGTGCAGCGCTTCGCCAACCGCCTGGCCGGCCATCGCGGCGTGGCGGCGATCCGCCTGGCGGGCCTGTCGATCCGCGCGGTGGCGCTGGGCATCGTGGTGACGGCGGTGGTGCAGTCGGCGCTGGGCGGGCTGGGCCTGTGGATCGCCGGGGTGCCGGCGGCCGGGATCATCACCGCGCTGATGCTGATGCTGTGCCTGGCCCAGCTGGGGCCGTTCCTGCCGTTGCTGGGCGGGGTGATCTGGCTGTTCCAGAACGACATGAAGGTGGCCGCGATCCTGCTGCTGGTTTGGGCGGTGCTGGTGACCATGCTCGACAACCTGCTGCGGCCGATGCTGATCAAGCGCGGCGTGAACCTGTCGATGCTGCTGATCCTGGCCGGGGTGCTGGGCGGCATGTTCGCCTTCGGCATCGTCGGCCTGTTCATCGGCCCGGTGATCCTGGCGGTGACCTCGACGCTGCTCAAGGCCTGGGTCGAAGAGGTGCCGCCGCCCGAGGCGCCGGCCGTCGCCAGGCAGCCCACCGATCTCTGA
- a CDS encoding ABC transporter ATP-binding protein → MSASLLDVRGVGASYGSRRVLHGIDLPALMPGSVTALLGSNAAGKSTLLRRIAGELPGPGAVTVAGQPVVSWPPQHPNRPAHVPQDISSGSSLRVFEAVLLAAKQGAGWSVDETELDAVTHLLKALRIGDLAGRELAALSGGQRQLVSIAQALIRSPRILLLDEPTSALDLQRQYEVLALLRALSRQQSLCIVMAIHDLNHALRFADLAVVLHQTGVFAQGAPRQVITPALLARVYGVDARVEPCSQGHWQVIVDGSLRQTSPEPSP, encoded by the coding sequence ATGAGCGCGTCCCTGCTCGACGTGCGCGGCGTGGGCGCGTCATACGGCTCCCGGCGCGTGCTGCACGGTATCGATCTGCCCGCGCTGATGCCGGGCAGCGTGACCGCCTTGTTGGGGTCGAACGCGGCGGGCAAGTCGACACTGTTGCGCCGCATCGCCGGGGAGTTGCCCGGTCCGGGGGCGGTCACGGTAGCGGGCCAGCCTGTCGTGTCGTGGCCGCCGCAGCACCCCAATCGCCCCGCCCACGTGCCGCAGGACATCTCCAGCGGATCGTCGCTGCGGGTGTTCGAGGCCGTACTGCTCGCGGCCAAGCAAGGGGCGGGCTGGTCGGTCGATGAGACCGAACTCGACGCCGTGACGCATCTGCTGAAAGCCCTGCGGATCGGCGACCTGGCCGGGCGTGAACTGGCGGCGTTGAGCGGCGGACAGCGCCAGCTGGTGTCGATCGCCCAGGCGTTGATCCGATCGCCCCGCATCCTGCTGCTGGACGAGCCCACCAGCGCGCTCGACCTGCAACGCCAATACGAGGTGCTGGCCCTGCTGCGCGCGCTGTCGCGCCAGCAGTCGCTATGCATCGTCATGGCGATCCATGACCTCAATCACGCGCTGCGCTTTGCCGACCTGGCGGTGGTCCTGCACCAGACAGGCGTGTTCGCCCAAGGCGCGCCGCGGCAGGTCATCACCCCGGCCCTGCTCGCGCGGGTCTACGGCGTCGACGCGCGGGTCGAGCCATGTTCCCAGGGGCACTGGCAGGTCATCGTCGATGGCTCGCTGCGCCAAACTTCACCGGAGCCATCGCCATGA
- a CDS encoding MmgE/PrpD family protein translates to MHAQDPISPLLDAAHAVHSDQIPHATLAFQRLRLLDHLACLAAGYDASGVEAALSLARRWSGAEEATVLGTGTRLAAGQAAFVNAVRARALDFCDVISPGWHPSSSDIPVALAMAEHCGASGRELLAALAIGQDVGQRINLAAQAHGFFYRGFDSNVLGLFSGAVIAARLLRLPRESFTSAVGLAFDSGIGTFQHYQDKVLAVRIGQAMVARHAIEAAQMAQAGLTGPRRILGGENGFFRLYAPGEPDLNVLTADLGHRYLGHEATCFKPYPHCSILLALTDTLLARRHELPRPHLADCSLRLHVSPTMRMVCGAPYAPAETAEIDAQFSARYIVANALLRGAATPAQFTARAAREPAVQALAQRVEIIEDPSLARFDACRLEIRPADAAPLVVPAAYGRGWPENPLDQAALERKFMQCCSQSASAAMRRAAPLVAARINDLAQAPCVAALVKALAGSA, encoded by the coding sequence ATGCACGCCCAGGATCCGATCTCACCCCTGCTCGACGCCGCCCACGCGGTCCACAGCGACCAAATCCCGCATGCCACGCTGGCGTTTCAGCGCCTGCGCCTGCTCGACCACCTGGCCTGCCTGGCCGCCGGTTACGACGCCTCCGGGGTCGAAGCCGCCCTGTCGCTGGCGCGGCGCTGGAGCGGCGCCGAGGAAGCCACCGTACTGGGAACCGGCACCCGCCTGGCCGCGGGCCAGGCAGCCTTCGTCAATGCCGTGCGCGCGCGGGCGCTGGATTTCTGCGACGTGATCTCTCCGGGCTGGCATCCAAGCTCGTCGGATATCCCGGTCGCGCTGGCCATGGCGGAGCACTGCGGCGCCTCCGGGCGCGAATTGCTCGCGGCGCTGGCCATCGGCCAGGACGTCGGCCAGCGTATCAACCTGGCCGCGCAGGCCCACGGCTTCTTCTACCGCGGCTTCGATTCCAATGTGCTGGGCCTGTTTTCCGGCGCCGTCATCGCGGCCAGGCTGCTGCGCCTGCCGCGGGAATCCTTCACGTCGGCGGTGGGGCTGGCGTTCGATTCCGGCATCGGCACCTTCCAGCACTATCAGGACAAGGTCCTCGCGGTCCGCATTGGCCAGGCCATGGTGGCGCGCCACGCGATCGAAGCCGCGCAAATGGCGCAGGCCGGCCTGACCGGCCCCCGCCGCATCCTGGGAGGCGAAAACGGCTTTTTCCGGCTCTACGCGCCCGGCGAGCCGGACTTGAACGTATTGACGGCCGATCTGGGTCACCGCTACCTGGGGCACGAGGCGACGTGCTTCAAGCCCTATCCGCATTGCAGCATCCTGCTGGCGCTGACGGACACATTGCTGGCGCGTCGCCATGAACTGCCGCGACCGCATCTGGCCGACTGCTCCTTGCGGCTGCATGTGTCGCCCACCATGCGCATGGTGTGCGGCGCGCCCTATGCCCCGGCGGAAACGGCCGAAATCGATGCGCAGTTCAGCGCCCGCTATATCGTGGCCAATGCCCTGCTGCGCGGCGCCGCCACCCCGGCGCAGTTCACCGCCAGGGCGGCCCGGGAACCCGCCGTGCAGGCGTTGGCGCAACGAGTGGAGATCATCGAAGATCCATCGCTGGCGCGCTTCGATGCCTGCCGCCTGGAGATCCGGCCAGCCGATGCGGCGCCGCTCGTGGTGCCGGCCGCGTATGGACGGGGATGGCCCGAAAACCCGCTCGACCAGGCCGCGCTCGAGCGCAAATTCATGCAGTGCTGCAGCCAGTCTGCCAGCGCCGCCATGCGTCGCGCCGCCCCCCTTGTGGCCGCGCGGATCAACGATCTGGCGCAGGCGCCCTGCGTCGCCGCGCTGGTCAAGGCGCTGGCGGGGAGCGCATAG
- a CDS encoding TetR/AcrR family transcriptional regulator: MKVPRVDDKPPRPPRTKPAEVRLEELMAAAEKLFLANGVEATTINAIVEEAQVAKGTFYHYFSAKTDMLAALAERYTRQYLEALERAVDACAADDWVGKLRAWVHASVQAYADTYRTHDIVYSNHHHHDRQNRDKNAILDQLLGILEGGRAAGVWALPRPRITALLIYSGVHGVTDDAIAARLEDCSEFARDVAADCLCMLGVPPPPVPMRSPPAP; this comes from the coding sequence ATGAAAGTCCCCCGAGTCGATGACAAGCCGCCGCGCCCGCCGCGTACCAAACCCGCGGAGGTCCGGCTGGAAGAATTGATGGCCGCCGCCGAAAAGCTGTTCCTGGCCAACGGGGTCGAAGCCACCACCATCAATGCGATCGTGGAAGAGGCCCAGGTCGCCAAGGGCACGTTCTATCACTACTTCTCCGCCAAGACCGACATGCTGGCGGCGTTGGCCGAGCGTTACACGCGCCAGTACCTGGAAGCCCTCGAACGCGCCGTCGATGCCTGTGCCGCGGACGACTGGGTGGGCAAACTGCGGGCGTGGGTGCACGCCAGCGTCCAGGCCTATGCCGACACCTACCGCACGCACGACATCGTCTACAGCAATCACCACCACCACGACCGCCAGAACCGCGACAAGAACGCCATCCTGGACCAGTTGCTCGGCATCCTGGAAGGGGGGCGGGCCGCCGGCGTGTGGGCGCTGCCCCGACCCCGGATCACGGCGCTGCTGATCTATTCCGGCGTGCATGGCGTGACGGACGACGCCATCGCGGCGCGCCTGGAGGATTGCTCGGAATTCGCCCGTGACGTCGCCGCGGACTGCCTGTGCATGCTGGGCGTGCCGCCGCCACCCGTGCCTATGCGCTCCCCGCCAGCGCCTTGA
- a CDS encoding FecCD family ABC transporter permease → MTHELTALSVPQSASPAEREQGRRAYRRRVRRQRLILLGITLLTLACLGLDLSTGQAVYPPGQVLAALWRPDAPLAVQVIFWELRLPVALSALVVGASLAVAGVQMQTVLNNPLASPFTLGLSAAASFGAAIGLVLGVTLLPTAAVAYAIPVNAFIVSMGAALFIHRLSRKPGISSEMIVLLGTTLVFSFTALLEALQYAAPDQALSAVVFWTMGSLSRANWLKLAIMSGVLAGVWLVFARQAWALTALRLGEARAASLGIPVARLRLSSILLGSLLASVCVSFVGTIGFIGLVGPHIARMLVGEDQRFLLPAAALCGALLLSAASVLSKSVLPGQTLPIGIVTSLVGVPLFFTLILRRRRP, encoded by the coding sequence ATGACACACGAACTCACTGCGCTGTCCGTCCCGCAATCCGCCTCGCCGGCCGAACGCGAACAAGGCCGGCGGGCCTACCGCCGACGGGTCCGGCGCCAGCGCCTGATCCTGCTCGGTATCACCCTGTTGACGCTGGCTTGCCTGGGCCTGGATCTGTCGACCGGCCAGGCGGTCTATCCGCCCGGGCAAGTACTGGCCGCCTTGTGGCGGCCGGATGCGCCCTTGGCGGTGCAGGTCATCTTCTGGGAATTGCGCCTGCCGGTCGCCCTGTCCGCGCTGGTGGTCGGCGCCAGCCTGGCGGTGGCGGGCGTGCAGATGCAGACCGTCCTGAACAACCCGCTGGCCAGCCCCTTTACGCTGGGCCTGTCCGCCGCCGCCAGTTTCGGCGCCGCCATCGGCCTGGTGCTGGGCGTGACGCTGTTGCCGACCGCGGCAGTGGCGTATGCCATCCCGGTCAATGCCTTTATCGTCTCCATGGGCGCCGCGCTGTTCATCCACCGCCTGAGCCGCAAACCGGGCATCAGCAGCGAGATGATCGTCCTGCTGGGCACGACACTCGTGTTCTCGTTTACCGCCCTGCTCGAAGCGCTGCAGTATGCCGCGCCTGATCAGGCGCTGTCGGCCGTCGTGTTCTGGACCATGGGCAGCCTGTCGCGCGCGAACTGGCTCAAGCTGGCCATCATGAGCGGCGTGCTTGCCGGGGTCTGGCTGGTCTTTGCGCGCCAGGCATGGGCCCTGACGGCGCTGCGGCTGGGCGAGGCGCGCGCGGCCAGCCTGGGCATTCCCGTCGCCCGCCTGCGCCTGAGCAGCATCCTGCTGGGCAGCCTGCTGGCGTCGGTCTGCGTGTCGTTTGTCGGCACCATCGGGTTCATCGGGCTGGTGGGACCGCATATCGCGCGGATGCTGGTGGGCGAAGACCAGCGCTTCCTGCTGCCGGCCGCCGCGCTGTGCGGCGCGCTGCTGCTGTCCGCCGCCTCGGTGCTCAGCAAGTCGGTGCTGCCCGGCCAGACCTTGCCGATCGGCATCGTCACCTCGCTGGTGGGGGTGCCGCTGTTCTTCACCCTGATCCTGCGCCGGAGGCGGCCATGA
- a CDS encoding ABC transporter substrate-binding protein produces the protein MTPSPARRAILRGMAGATLLPLATAGATAQGTATLTDIAGRQVRARLPARRIVLGDGPLAYVVALLRPDDPFTPIVGWGDNFRSADLGGYLAYRQRFPTIDRIPTFRGSNVGAIDIELAISLEPDVVVLNLSSRAAAESSGLVARLARAGVPLAYVDFRTRMFENTRRSIEIMGEVLGEPVRAQSFLQFRQRQIDRVMAPLRDLGHRPSVMVERAAGLYDDCCLSYGDGNFGELVRAAGGDNLGSHWLHGTFGTLHSEQVIAADPEVILVTGADWRLYSPTGDWVNLGPGADPSEGHARLRRLMQRPAYRTLAAVRRGRVHAIWHPFYDNPYYFVALQKVAKWLHPERFATLDPDATFRELHARFLPVAYQPGYWLSLNTDS, from the coding sequence GTGACACCCTCCCCCGCCCGCCGGGCGATCCTGCGCGGCATGGCCGGCGCCACGCTGCTGCCTCTGGCCACGGCGGGCGCCACCGCGCAGGGCACCGCCACGCTGACCGACATCGCCGGCCGCCAGGTACGGGCGCGCCTGCCGGCCCGCCGTATCGTGCTGGGCGACGGCCCGCTGGCCTACGTGGTTGCGCTGCTGCGTCCCGACGATCCATTCACGCCCATCGTGGGCTGGGGCGACAACTTCCGTTCCGCCGACCTGGGGGGCTACCTGGCTTATCGCCAGCGTTTTCCCACGATCGACCGCATTCCCACGTTTCGGGGATCCAATGTGGGCGCCATCGACATCGAACTGGCGATTTCGCTGGAACCGGACGTGGTGGTGCTGAACCTGAGTTCGCGCGCCGCCGCCGAATCGTCCGGCCTGGTGGCGCGGCTGGCGCGGGCCGGCGTGCCCCTGGCCTACGTCGACTTCCGCACGCGCATGTTCGAGAACACCCGACGCAGCATCGAAATCATGGGCGAGGTGCTGGGCGAGCCTGTCCGCGCTCAGTCCTTCCTGCAGTTTCGCCAGAGGCAGATCGACCGTGTCATGGCGCCGTTGCGGGACCTCGGCCATCGCCCCAGCGTCATGGTCGAGCGGGCGGCCGGCCTGTACGACGATTGCTGCCTGTCCTATGGCGACGGCAATTTCGGCGAGCTGGTCAGGGCCGCCGGCGGCGACAACCTGGGATCGCACTGGTTGCACGGCACCTTTGGCACGCTGCACTCCGAGCAGGTGATCGCCGCCGATCCGGAAGTCATTCTGGTGACGGGGGCAGACTGGAGGCTGTATTCGCCGACGGGCGACTGGGTCAATCTCGGCCCGGGCGCCGATCCATCCGAGGGCCACGCGCGCCTGCGGCGCCTGATGCAGCGGCCGGCCTATCGCACGCTCGCCGCCGTGCGGCGGGGGCGGGTACACGCCATCTGGCACCCCTTCTATGACAACCCCTACTACTTCGTCGCCTTGCAGAAGGTCGCCAAGTGGCTGCATCCCGAGCGCTTCGCCACGCTCGATCCCGACGCCACCTTTCGCGAGCTGCATGCGCGGTTCCTGCCCGTTGCCTATCAACCGGGCTACTGGCTCAGCCTGAACACCGACTCATGA
- a CDS encoding LysR family transcriptional regulator, whose translation MTSDINFNLLRAFLLIAETRSFRGASEQAHRSQSAISAQIKLLEAQVGAELFHRTTRSVQLTAAGKQLFDAARRGVREVEAGVREVRETLALQAGHVAVAATPIAAAALLPPVLARFEALYPGVGMSVRERQSADVQAQVLRGEVDFGVVPGPMGAECDFEPLVAEEICALMAPRLCPEAADPMALKDVARLPLLLLSNATSLRILLDQAAMRARVRLTPKYECIQAHTLIAMAAAGLGVAILPRLALPARPPKGLRICRLSPPLTRQMGLLTLRGRRLAPAADKLAALVRETAIKVVAR comes from the coding sequence ATGACTTCCGACATCAATTTCAATCTGCTCCGCGCTTTTCTCCTGATCGCGGAGACCCGGAGCTTTCGCGGCGCGTCGGAACAGGCGCATCGCTCGCAGTCGGCGATCAGCGCGCAGATCAAATTGCTCGAGGCGCAGGTCGGCGCCGAGCTGTTCCACCGCACCACGCGCAGCGTCCAGCTGACGGCGGCCGGCAAGCAGTTGTTCGACGCCGCCCGGCGCGGCGTGCGCGAGGTCGAAGCGGGGGTGAGGGAGGTGCGGGAGACGCTGGCCTTGCAGGCCGGCCACGTGGCGGTCGCGGCAACGCCGATTGCCGCCGCCGCGCTGCTGCCGCCCGTGCTGGCCCGCTTCGAGGCCCTGTATCCCGGCGTCGGGATGTCGGTGCGCGAGCGGCAGTCGGCGGACGTGCAGGCCCAGGTGCTGCGGGGCGAGGTGGATTTCGGCGTGGTTCCGGGTCCGATGGGCGCCGAATGCGATTTCGAGCCGCTGGTGGCCGAAGAGATCTGCGCGCTGATGGCGCCCCGCCTGTGCCCGGAGGCGGCGGATCCGATGGCGCTGAAGGATGTCGCCCGCTTGCCCTTGCTGCTGCTCAGCAACGCCACGTCGCTGCGCATCCTGCTGGATCAGGCGGCGATGCGGGCGCGCGTCCGCTTGACGCCGAAGTACGAATGCATACAGGCCCATACCTTGATCGCGATGGCCGCGGCGGGGCTGGGCGTCGCCATTCTTCCTCGGCTGGCTTTGCCCGCCAGGCCGCCCAAGGGGCTGCGGATCTGCCGGCTGTCGCCGCCGCTGACGCGCCAGATGGGGCTCCTGACCCTGCGGGGGCGCAGGCTGGCGCCCGCCGCCGACAAGCTGGCCGCCCTGGTTCGGGAGACCGCGATCAAGGTTGTCGCCCGGTAG